TGTTATTGAGATCTGCCTGGTCGCTACTATCTGCCTGGATTAAACAATACAAggcaagtttatttatatagcacaattCAGACACAATGTAATTCAGAGTGCCTTAtaaaggcagaagaacacatttaaataaaagacattaaaTCACATTCAaaagataaataataataataattaaattacaTAAAAACGATACTATATGACTTAACAAATATCTATCCCTGGGCTCCTGTTTCTTGCATGTGTTCACTGAAGGAATAGTTTCAGTCCAGGGTGACCCCTTCCTTGTGATCTTTGCTACCTGGTAAATGGCGTTGATTTCCTCCTtgactgtaaagcagttatcctactgacattttattaatgaataaTTCCACATGTAGCAGTTTGAGTTATTTTGGGAGGTTTTTCAGTAATATACTACTAGATTAAGTGTATTCATAAATGTTCTATTCATCAGAGTTCATTCCTTGTAAGGATAATCCCTTACCTCTAAGGCCTAATGGAGTTTGTAATTCAGTTTTGGGTTTTACAGTTATTCCCAGTAGCTTTGACACATTTCATAAAAAAAGCTTAACATTCTCACCACTACAacagcatttctcaaaacaatGCATATGACAGTGCGACGAGAAATGACTTTCTGCTGTGCAGAAAGTAACATTACAGTATAGGGATTACAGTTGTTCTGCAAATGTTgattgtcatttgagaaatgctccaAACCAATCGAGTAAAACTGTAATGCACATGCAGTTACTTTTTTATCTTGTCAGGTAAATTTAATAGTCGTAAGAGGAAAAATAAGAAATCCCCACCTATTCGACGGTCATTTCTTTAAGAAACTGATACCATCTTGGAATTGATGCAACTCAAGAACCATTGCAAAAGTGCCTTTCTGTTGTCTCGttattcagctctcactggTCAGAACTCTTGAATGTATTTAATGTATGTAATTCATGAACTTCTATACCTACGTTATTGTTATTACTGGAAtcttttgttacattttgttaAATTATTGTGATGACTGTAATATTATCGTGCCTGGTCCTGTATAATGTCACCTgtacctttttttttaattgacattCGACTTCGACTTAACATACACAGCGCTCTCAACAGGAACATCCCCCATTTCAGGCGGCACAGATCCTGCAAATAAGGAATCTCCCCAATAAAGAAACTAACTGTCTTAAGCCTCGTCCAGTTccttctttttgtttttgttttaatgttAGTTAGAATTAATGATTATAATCCGCTTTGCATCGGGCGGTTCTTCGCCTCTGCAGTCGTGTTGTTAACATGTGACCAGCCTGATTTTTGTTTAATTGGTACACGTATTACATCAGGGGTTTCACAAACTAATGATTACCGAGTTAAATGGCTGACATTCCAGCATGTCGAACTGTCATTAAAACGCTGTATGTCCTTGCAATGGTTTGTTATGCAAGTAATATTGAATCAGCTGATTGCAACTGTGAATCTATATCAAAAGGACGGAGTTTTACGATGTACAGGCAGTCAAGAATTCTGGCTTACAGGAACATAATGGACATAACGGACAAAAACGGCACTTCTGCGAGTAAAGTGACGCTGTCATGATCTGTTTCCATCCCGTCTGTCATGTTTCCGGTTGGCCAGCAGAGGTCTCTGCTTTTCCACTCGAGCTACCTGATCGCTCTCCTCTGTCAGACCTAAAACCTCTAATTGTGAAGGCAGAGGTGCCTGCGTCTATACGGTGTTCTGTGCCTGATTTCCCCTTCTTATCATTTCGACACATTATAGGAGGTGAgtgttttttctgtttttataaagataaatcctttatttgttgagggccttgttcaagggcccacagacacacacattgtTTTTCAATGCCCTGTGGTCTGTCAGTCAAAAAGTCCAGTACAGCACGTCCCCAAGATACGAACCTGTTCTGTTTGCAGGTTCAGAAAAAGTCCAACAAAGTGAGCCTAGGCATCCAGCTGATGGCGCTCCAACCCCAAACCCTCAActcatatcaaaaacatgtacatgcacagcTATTTGTACATAATAAAATGCTTATTAAAAgttaatatttgtattttttgttataGATTTGTTGTGTATTTTAGCAAGAAACAACTgcaaataattttttatttccagTGTTTTTGCTCAGCTGatctttatttaccattattcaCCTAGCCTACACCAGATATGCAAATGAGTGCAACAGGATGCTAgtcatttcactgcatgttcctGTATAGCTATGCATGTGTCGCATAAAGCAAAGACGAGGGAGGAGTAGCGGGTAACTAACCGTCGCAGCCTTTAAGGTGTGACTTTCCTCCACTTCCGTTGAGTGAGAGGTTGTTGATTTGCACCTGCAAAGCTTCCCTCACCCCTCTCTCAAACCACTTGTCTTCTCTATTCAGTTTGTGTGTGTTAATGTCCTCAAATGAATGTCCTTTCCTTTTAAATGGAGGTATTCAGCTGATTCCTGCCCTGATTCTAACTGATATTCCATTTAGATCAAAAAGTACATTTTTACCACGGATATGGTATTtggctctctctgtctctctctctctatatagttagatagatagatagatagatagatagatagatagatagatagatagatagatagatagatagatagatagatagatagatagatagatatacactcacacacacacacacaacatgggACGGGGGAACACTAAAGGGGATATCGGAGGGACCAGGAGGGATCAAAGGCATGGAGGGGCGAGGACCAAACACGGGGGGCACATAGAAACTAGAGGAGAATGACAGTGAAGCAGGACGGGGAGTGAGCACAGGGGGCAAGGAACCAAAGGGCAAGGGGAACCAGGGAGCTGGAAGGACCCTAAGCGGGCATGAAGTGGAGGCCGCAGGAGCAGCAGGCGACCGTGAGGCCGAAGCAGGAGGGACCCTCTGCGACCGCAAGGCAGGGGCCAGAGGGGACGCTGAAGGGGGCAAGGACACCCTAGAACCGAACAGGGACAAAGTGTCAAGACCTGGGGAACAAGAGCAGGACCATAGGAGTTGGACAAGATAAGACCACAACTCGATAGAGCACATGGGGATGAGGACGGGGCACAGCACTGGACACCATAGGAGACACAAGACTCAGGTACATagaacacagggcagacaggtgGAGGGACATCAGGGCTAGGGAGGGACAGATGAAGGGGAACAATGAACTGGGGAGCAGACAAGGCAGACTAAGGCTCTGGGGCAGGAGGTGAGGCTGGGGAGGACGACGGGACCAAAACGGGGACAGTACGGGAGGAATAAGGGGCGGAAATGGACCAGGGGAGACCAGCGGCGGGGCAGGAAGCCGGGGAAGAAATGGGAACACAGGACTAGTGAAGACTGAGATAGGGGTCAATGGGCCTTGGATGACCCTGGTCAGGGCCCCAGGAAGTAGCCTCCCCTGAAAGCGGGGGAATTACCTGGACCCAGCCAGGCCCCAGGGGCGGCCAGTGAAATGTTAGGTGGCCTAAAAGGGGTTATGGGGCTAGTGCCGTCAGGACtgcagggtcaggcgatggtgCTGAGGaaacagggcagggggacaccactGGTGCTATGGGGTCAGGGTTGGAGACCCTGGGAGCACCTGTAGGGGGAGAAGGAGGACGAGGACAGACATGGGGACCAGAAGAGCCTGAGCGATGACCACGAATGTGGCCCCGTCTCCCTCTACGGGAGACTGAGGGATGGCAGACCCCCCCTCCTGGTAGGCCCCTTCTGGACTgggatatatgtgtgtgtgtgtgtgtgtgtgtgtgtgtgtgtgtgcctacatgtgcgtgtgtgtgtgtgtgtgtgtgtgtgtgtgtgtgtgttgtgagagaaaactgaacagagggtATATTTTTCTTAACTAGCTTTTAGAACTGCTTTTGAAATGGATTTTTATATTGTTGCAAGAACACCTAGGTGACAGACAGCTGAAAATCATGAGAGAGGTTGAAGTGTTGGAGCTAAGTGCACTCATGGTTCAGTTACTAGAAATGCAGACTGGGAAACAAAGCATCAAGCCCCCGTACAGTAGCAGACAGGCATGCATGACAGAGACCATGCAAAAGCGTAAACACCCGCCCCCACGTGCTTGCAAGATGCAAACTGCATAAAGAATATGTATTACAAAGTACACGTCCTACCCTAACCAGAGGAGGGGGTACAAAGTGGTTGCACCCTGAGCTCAGAAATAAAGCGGCGTCATATTCTGAAGCACCGTATTATACATTTCTACGACAGGttgcgcgtgtgtgtatgtattcaaaatttaaatattttattgagtACGGTGATTTCTTCCTCAAAATCTTTGACCTGAGAATGGAATAATATGATCAAGTTGTTCTAATAGTAGTAAAGTCGTTcttataatgtttgttttaaTGAGTAAAACAGCAAAATACAAGCTTACCAATTTCATGTTCCCATTATAGGTAATGTTACCGTGTTTTATCGGAAATGTTAGGGTTCTGCATTGCAAGTAGACATACGGCTTGGTCTTCGGATGTTACACCGCTTTAGCCAGGGGTAAGTCTGTCTTTCGTTATAATTTCTTTGATTATCTCCCATAGTTATCAAACGTCAATGTAAAGGAGCAGAATGTAGAAGTACTTTGAAAATGTCGTAAAGGAACTTATACGGACATCGTTTATGTTTTTTAAGCGGTATTGTACCGCAGTAAAATAAAAACTCGGACTCGGCATAAAATGTTTGCAAAGCTGGTCTTGTACTTATGTACCGATTTTAACGTCtcattgctaaaaaaaaaattgcatataTTTGTGTACTTGTACTATAGTCTATTTCTTTCACGGTCTCTCCGAATCTAACCTTTGGAAATATCCGTTATACCCACTGAAGTTCATTCCAGCTCGTCCGTGATGCAGaacacatttttttcctctcacAAGCCAACTCCGGTCCGGTTTTGTCTAGATCCAGGCCACAGTTTCCACCCTGGCACATTCACCTGCAATCTGTACAGgcgtttttgtaatattgctatTTCATATAATTAGGCAACGTCTCAATTAACTCTAACTACTGACCTGTGATTGGCCAAATTACTTATTTTCTCCTTGTTATAACTCCTGCTAGGTCAGTTATTGGTATGTGGTTGTCTaagtgttaataataataatattcgatactttattaatccccgtggggaaattgtctttatgacTCCCTCACCTTGTGAAGGGCAGCATCCTGTAGCGGAGCCCAGGGACCAGGGgcctaagggcctcgctcaaggacccgcagacgtgttGAGGCTGAGAttaccttctgattacaggcatacaggcttagcccacagagccacacgctgccccttaAGTTACAGTCTGAGTGTGTGGTACATGAGTGTGTGGTACAGTGTGTGATACATGAGTGCGTGGTACAGTGTGTGTGGTACAGTGTGTGATACATGAGTGTGTGGTACAGTGTGTGATACATGAGTGTGTGGTACAGTGTGTGGTACATGAGTGTGTGGTACAGTGTGTGATACAGTGTGTGGTACAGTGTGTGTGGTACAGTGTGTGATACATGAGTGTGTGGTACAGTGTGTGGTACATGAGTGTgtggtacagtgtgtgtgtggtacagTGTGTGGTACATGAGTGTGTGGTACAGTGTGTGTGGTACAGTGTGTGATACATGAGTGTGAGATACATGAGTGTGTGGTACAGTGTGTGATACATGAGTGTGTGATACATGAGTGTGTGGTACAGTGTGTGATACATGAGTGTGTGATACATGAGTGTGTGATACATGAGTGTGTGGTACAGTGTGTGATACATGAGTGTGTGGTACAGTGTGTGATACATGAGTCTGCTTTTACGTTTGGTTCTGGACGTTTGCCTGCATTTGGTCCTGTTTTACCTGCCGGATTCGGATGTTCGCCTCTTTTTTGGAAATTGGACTTCTCTTCCTTGACTCTTTTCCCGTTTCTGAACTGTGATTTCTCATGACTGGCTTCGGTCTGCTCCAACCACGATGAATTATCGCTATTAAACTTGTCCACCCTGACTTCCTACCGTGGTCTGCTATTGAGCCCAACCTTGGCTGTGCCTGGTCCTATGAGTATTCCTGAGCCAGGACGGACCCAGCAGACCTCAACCACATTAAATTTACCTTGAAGATAAGGAACCCTGTTTGGAAGACAGGAGTCCAGATTGGATACCATTCAGCAGTCCATGGAATCTCTGCCACCAGTCTGATGTTACTCGCCATCTCAGAATAATGAGTTTGAAATCAGTGGGCTGATTGTTCATTTGGGTGAAGGTGTAACAATTGATCtacaaaaattaaaattacaatgtttttatttaaatatatcctCTCCTCTCACATAGGGTGGCCCCTTGTTGATGTAAGAGGTCCACAATGCTGTGCAATGGAAAGTGAATCCCAGATATTGTCATCTGTGATTTATGGTTATTTCACAACATGCTTATTCTGCTTCAGGTTGTAACATTTATTTAATGCTTTGTAGCTGTTTCTAGACTTTGTGTTGCCTGTTCATCCTTCTTCCTATCTGTCCTTTCTCAATAATCAGGAAGTGCAGAGAATCAGGCAGATCAGACAGGGAACATCCCAGAGCACAGAATGACTTGTCAGCTCTATAGATTCACTTAGCGTGTCTTGCTGTTTTGGTAAAACATTGTGAACCTGTCAAGCTATCATGCAGATCAGAATGGATTGACCAATTACACTATAATCTAGTCTGTTGAGACTGAGTACTCATGCACATCTGTCCTCATTTTAACCTTGAATATCTTCagactgaatgaatgaatgcttTTGCTTGTTTAACCATCTGACTGTAGTTAATTTAATCTGTCAGGTATGAGATGTATTTAAAAGATTAGTCATTTTATTCATGAGCCACATTCCTCAATAAATTGTAGTAGAAATATCTAAAATCATCAGGTCACTCTGTTTTCATTATGCTTACATCACACAAGTAGCAAATATTGTCATGCTATTAGTTACGGCCCATGTTAGCGTAATGAAAATTATATGACCTGATTAATTGTAACTTGGTTAGATAAGGACTGATTTCATACAGTCTAATaggatgtttttttctttcacagACATATTTAATCATTCTTCTTCTGTGTGTTAATTATAATCCCTGTTCTGCATGCGGCCAGGCTGAATATAAAATCGGTGATGAATGCTGTCCTATGTGTCACCCCGGTAAGTCACATTATACCATAGTGACCACAAGTCTCATTGCTTAGAAACGTCAGAGGAATCTGGCAGAATAACCAGCATCTCTGCTGTTTCCAGGAAGTCGTGTCTACAGACATTGTACAGCATTGGCCAGCACTTCATGTGTTCCATGCCCAGATTCTGCGTTCAGTGACCAACCTGACAGTCTTGGACAGTGCAGCCCCTGTACAGTCTGTGTTAAAGGTAACAGTTCAGCTACCCATCATATTAACTCATTCATGCAGTATAATACATTCATTTTTGTATTGGGTGTTTATATTAGTTCTGGTTACTTTTCTCTTCGCTCCACAGGCCTTGGTGTGAAAACAGTGACAGCATGTACACCCTCTTCAGACACAGTGTGTGGGGTCCTGGAAGGGCACTATTGTATTAATCCTTATAAGGGAGGATGcagagcagccaataaacacacAGCCTGCAAACCTGGACAGTTCATCCAACAGCCTGGTTTGTGGGGATTTCTGATTCTCATAATGTATGTTTCAAAGAATAAAACGAGATATTTAGTTAATATTCTAAGTTGGTCATAAATCTGTTTCCCTTTCAGGAACAGAATACACTGATACCGTCTGTGAGGACTGCAGTGATAATTCATACTCTGATGGCTCCTTTACCGCCTGtaaaccacacacacagtgagttTCATGATTATTTTCAGCCATTGACCAGGAAAATGTCATTTTGTGCAGTTTGTATTACATTTTGTCAGTAAAATTTTGTTTAACTGACAATTTTGTTCACGAATTTTGTTCGTGCTTATCTTTACAGCTGTGAGTCCAGAGGACTTGTCACAGTCAAAGCAGGAGATAAAGCAGCTGATTCTGAATGTGGAGAGAAAAGTAACATTGCATTGTCAGCTGGaatagcagcagcagcagcagcagcagtaatAATAGGAGCAATATAtagattatataaaaaaaagatatttcCTGGTAAGAATATTACTTGCTTAGGTGCATGCATACTTAAGtttataaaaaatgttttttattggcATGAACAAAAAATTCACTGTCATTTTAAATAGTAAAGTTGGTAGTAATGTGAAACTAAATACACAGTAAATTTGAATGGCACAAAGCTATACTGTGATCATTTCttaatgaaaatgtttttttaggtaTTCAGTGGCGGAAGAAGGtatgttatttattattttatttttgtacatgtgtcagAAATTCATGTAGTGCAATCAGTGCTTATAACCAGTCTGTCATAAGACCAGACTACATTAATTTCATTGTAATATTTTGACAGGATCCACCCATAGAAGGTGAAAGTATGGTACCAAATACAACTAAAGTAAGTCAGTGTATTAGTAATAATTTCAGTAAAGTAACAGAAGGTGCATTTATGTAGAAGCTGATTGATTTCCACCCCCCTGGGTTCAGTGTAAAACAGGGTCCCATAAGACAGTGACTGTGGATCCTACATTTATGTCCAGGTCTGTGTTACACGTGTATTTGCTGAACTGCAGAGGTTAGTAGTTCACGTTGCTCTTGTGTTAACAGGCAGCTTAATTGTTTCTTCCTCAGGTGTAAGATGACGATGTGACATAAACCCACAGAGGAGCCACCGGATCCTTCTGGATGTTTTGgcctaagaaaaaaaaaatatatatatatttgtgtccttccatccatccattttccaaaccgcttatcctactgggtcacggggggtccagagcctatcctggaagcaatgggcacaaggcagggaacaacccaggatgggggggcagcccatcgcagggcacactcacacaccattcactctcacatgcacacctacgggcaatttagcaactccaattagcctcagcatgtttctggactgtggggggaaaccggagtacccggaggaaaccccacgacgacatggggagaacatgcatactccacacacatgtgacccaggtggagactcaaacccgggtcccagaggtgtgagacaacagtgctaaccactgcaccaccatgccgccccctcaccctaaccactgcaccaccatgccgccccctcaccctaaccactgcaccaccatgccgccctatatacatatatatatatatatatatatatatatatatatatatatatatatatatatatatatatatatatatatatatatatatatatatatatagctactTCCTGTAGCTACGCAGCACTGATCTGGTGGCTGTCCAGCACCTCAAAGatcaaatgacaaaatgaaCGCGGTTTCTGTAGACAGAAGATAAAAATGGCAGAGTACTCATACCACAGCTTATGTGCTTCGTGTGAGGATGCGGCGCCATAATACATAAAACGAAATATGACGTCCAATCAAAATCACATACGAGTTTATTTGATTGGTaacatttttttctaaaatGAACAAACTGTAAACAAGTTTTAATTTCaggctgacactgcattctTCCTATTACAGCTGAAACAGGACAATAACATGAAAATATACATAAAGTGCAGGTTTGACATATACAAACACGGCCAGATAAAATGTacaatcatttttaaaatacgtTACAAAAACTCATTTAAAAATTGAGAGATTACCAACATTTCTACTGTGCCTGACATTAACTGTCTTAGCGGCAGACCTGTGTAAACTTACAGTTTTGGTGTGTAATAGTGGTTCTCTATGTGCAGGTCAAAATCGCTAAGAGTAATATCATTgaacatgatttaaaaaatggtCCAAACATGGGCATTCAGAATGATACAAAAATATTGTTAGGCCTAAATCACTGAGTAATGTCTTTTTACATAAAAAATTGTCCAGACATGGCCATTCAGTATGGTACAAAAATACTCCTAAACCCAAAATTCTACTGTATGCAGTGTTATATACAGTTAATGGAATTACTGTCAACCTTCCATGATATGTGCATGAAAAAAACAGAGCAGGATAAACAgttagaagatagatggatgtttTAGTGTCATTCGCAAGATTGACCACTTAATGCTTAACATGTTACTGTTAACCATTGGCTGGCTGATGCCATTGAGCTCCTTCGCATGGGGGGTGATTTTTGGGGCCATGCTGCAGATACCACACATCATGCAATATCTATACAACATGAACCAGACCATTCTGTAAACCAAACTATGAGTTATGCATAAATCTACCTCCATATCTTCTGTTCTTCTCTGGCCTGTACTGGCTGTCTACAGTCCTGTCCATCCCCAGTGTAGGTGCCCAGATCAGGCAGATGTATGTCACATATTGTCTTTTAGCTAATACCTTTATCCAGAGTATCCATTTTCATAGAGTAATTCTAGTTAAGTAGTTGGCTACTTCAGTTAAGAATCACCGCACTGGACTGGTTTGACGCCTGCCTCTTGATGATCATGGTTGGTAGGTTAACTGTTTTACTGGTACCTGAAACCATTCAAGGGAATATAATATTAGTTTCTTGATAAATGaatgtataaaaatataacTTGTAAATATGTGATTTCTATGAACAAAGTCAGAAATGCCTTTCATCATTAGTAATACTAacattattaatgtattaaaataatttcataCTAGCAATTCAATATAGAAAATAACTTACCTTCCAACTTCTGCAATAATCTGCAAttagaacagaaaaaaaaatcaatgcctATATCACCTGGATGGCTATTAAAATGATAGAAAAAAAATGGACAAAGCAGAAAACACTTCAAAGTTACTTCTGAAAACTCAAAAAGACATTGACTGACCTTTTGCATAAAGTAACAGAAATAGTCCAATTAAAGCAATCAGAAATAATGTGAAGGCAAAACATATTAAATATCTGTGTCTGTATGGAAGTAAATTAATGACAAAAGTCGTTGATGAAAAAAAACCCGTTGAATTACACTTATCAAATAAAAAAGCATTGCATTATTGATGCTTTGAATTTTTGGGGACTGTAATTTAATATgtgtatacatttaaacattgaacATTTCAACTGAAAACATTTCAATTGTAATTTCACTGCTTAAATATTCCAGTACAAAAATATTCGGCTTCCAAAATTCAGTTCCAAAACATACGTATTTTAAAgtgcatgtttataattcaaccacatgaattcagttaatttaatttcgcctcaaaataaatttgaaaagaagaaattcagtTGAAAATATTCCATGTGTTTTATTCGCATCTTTATTATTCAAGCAGTAATATTCAGTCGTCTTATTTGCACTTTACAATATTCAGTCATGTTATTTTCGCTGTTTCATATACGCTGCCAGAATTTCAGTGGTTTAAAATACGGTCCGAAATTAAACCCTCTACATCCAGAACCAGCAGGATGACTAATAGACTGCCGATAGAGTTCGTCTAACTGCTGTCCAAAATGGAGCAAGCGGGAAATACTAGTACTGATTGACTTGGCAGCAGATTTTTGTCGattgtgttatttatgtttcttgTCGTTTACTAGTCAATCCGATAACTTATTGCACCCCCAAGTAATAGGTTTTTATGTAAGTAATTCGCTAGCTACATTAATTATCACCAAACTTATCTTGCTTAACGTAAGATGCCTGCGGGCACCTACAAGGTCCGCTAGCATGCAAGCTGGCATCGCGATGTCGGCGATGACACTAGAAGGGACCTTAAAAGGACTTTTTGAAAGTATGATATGCCTACTTAATTAAGGAACAGACGGTGAAGATGAAATGGCATCTGACTGGGCTGGATGACACCGCCTGTGTCAtattccatgtatgacccgctgccttacttctggttgcccGGCGATTGGAGGGAGTTTcggcaccggcttgtcatcttccccctgctccccggttgtgtctcaaattttatgatttggacagtatgactcggcacttagccatctctccagtttgactctccctgccggcccctggaggttgggctccccctttgagtctggtccttcccaaggtttcttccttctagggagtttttccttgc
This genomic stretch from Brienomyrus brachyistius isolate T26 chromosome 6, BBRACH_0.4, whole genome shotgun sequence harbors:
- the LOC125745240 gene encoding tumor necrosis factor receptor superfamily member 14-like isoform X1 → MLILLQTYLIILLLCVNYNPCSACGQAEYKIGDECCPMCHPGSRVYRHCTALASTSCVPCPDSAFSDQPDSLGQCSPCTVCVKGLGVKTVTACTPSSDTVCGVLEGHYCINPYKGGCRAANKHTACKPGQFIQQPGTEYTDTVCEDCSDNSYSDGSFTACKPHTHCESRGLVTVKAGDKAADSECGEKSNIALSAGIAAAAAAAVIIGAIYRLYKKKIFPGIQWRKKVCYLLFYFCTCVRNSCSAISAYNQSVIRPDYINFIVIF
- the LOC125745240 gene encoding tumor necrosis factor receptor superfamily member 14-like isoform X3 yields the protein MLILLQTYLIILLLCVNYNPCSACGQAEYKIGDECCPMCHPGSRVYRHCTALASTSCVPCPDSAFSDQPDSLGQCSPCTVCVKGLGVKTVTACTPSSDTVCGVLEGHYCINPYKGGCRAANKHTACKPGQFIQQPGTEYTDTVCEDCSDNSYSDGSFTACKPHTHCESRGLVTVKAGDKAADSECGEKSNIALSAGIAAAAAAAVIIGAIYRLYKKKIFPGIQWRKKDPPIEGESMVPNTTKV
- the LOC125745240 gene encoding tumor necrosis factor receptor superfamily member 14-like isoform X2, encoding MLILLQTYLIILLLCVNYNPCSACGQAEYKIGDECCPMCHPGSRVYRHCTALASTSCVPCPDSAFSDQPDSLGQCSPCTVCVKGLGVKTVTACTPSSDTVCGVLEGHYCINPYKGGCRAANKHTACKPGQFIQQPGTEYTDTVCEDCSDNSYSDGSFTACKPHTHCESRGLVTVKAGDKAADSECGEKSNIALSAGIAAAAAAAVIIGAIYRLYKKKIFPGIQWRKKDPPIEGESMVPNTTKVSQCISNNFSKVTEGAFM